From the genome of Streptomyces sp. NBC_00523:
GCCCCCCGGGAGACCGTCACGGCGCCGACGGGAGCGCGGTACCCGCTCTGCGTCACGGTGTACTTCAAGGACGCCGACAACATCGTCAAGCCCTACCAGCCGAGCATGGACGGGATGACGGAGGCCGACGACTGGTACGTCGGCGTCTCGGGCCGGCCACCCGAAGAACGGTGAACGGGTACGCGCCCATCCGGCGGCGCGAACCGGAAACGTGTCACCAGGGGACCTCTCCCTCGTCGTCGAAGCAGCCGCCCGTACCCGATTCACGTCGACGGTCGTGGGCTCCTGAGGTCCGCCCCCGGTGATGCCCGCGTTGTTGACGAGCGCGTCGAGGCGGTGCGCTCCTCGATCAGCCGGGCCGCCGCGGCCACGCTCGCGTCGTCGGTCACGTCCAGCGGCACGCCGAACGCGTCGGCCCCGCCCGCGCGTGCTCGTCCACGGCGGCCTCGCGCCGCTCGTCGTCCCGCGCGCCGACGCCGACCGACCAGCCGAGCGCGCCGAGCCCGGCGGCGATCTCGTACCCGATGCCCTTGTCGCCGCCGGTCACCAGCGCGACCTTGGGGTGGTCTCGGTGTTCGTCTCAGTCATGTCATCGATCCTTCTCCGGCGATCAG
Proteins encoded in this window:
- a CDS encoding Thoeris anti-defense Tad2 family protein → MSWSELLQLGTADPTLTFARQKWTQPGKFVWVAPRETVTAPTGARYPLCVTVYFKDADNIVKPYQPSMDGMTEADDWYVGVSGRPPEER